A stretch of Desulfobacter hydrogenophilus DNA encodes these proteins:
- a CDS encoding phage tail tape measure protein: protein MDTVFSVQAVMSLIDNITAPLRAVRNSMGDTERAAGGMAARMGVVTKAMLPLAVAAGIFLGGITGAAAATVETQSALGELASVGITDLNRLSKAGEQFSWQWAGTTKAEFISAAYDIKSGISTLTDAGVAEFTKLAALTGKATKSTTAEMTSLFATGYGIYKEMYSDLSDIDFGKVFSAGISSSVKNFKTTGSGMAQAISQLGATATTAGVSIAEQFTMLGMLQATMTGSEAGTKYKAIMQSAAGAGEKLGLQFMDSNRQLLSMPKILTALKGKYGATLDAMEKMDIQKAFGTHEAMAVIDLLYGKIEGLEGNITGMGEAMKNGSNVTSSMADTMNRDLGALYQLNRQRFHNLKEIIGNIFTPVMLFLSTCLGNVLSLLSFIAATKVGKAFISIAAVVSVAIVAFTAFTAVCALSGIVIPFITTALAGLAMAIAAVSWPVWAVAAAVAALYLSWKKNFGGIADIVTGWWNKISLVFRGVRAVFASLNGTHGMIEGELAKEIKAAGLVGLITTVSRVVFRIQSFFSGLWDAIKFSVAGVADILRPVFESFMGAVSPLLDIFKAVGSAIGQVVSALFGFTASTDVSGWRTFGEVIGIVVGAAFQLLAWAVRIALVPLQLVFDVVGVLLKAFVMLGEGIGTACGWIVEKFTSLWATAKEKVGGIGGIFDAMVAAVKWAFMNLTPVGWLIQAFTGVSEFFDSVDFSESGAKMMHTLADGIKSALMVPVDLVKSGLSKIRDLLPFSDAKEGPLSALTASGRAMMDTLGAGVRGAAPGLAASVKGAVAGVTAAMVIAAPGMADIKSPVVNQIKPPVMADIQTPALADVQAPTMPELEALTLPGIAAPTVDEIKPPVMTDIQTPALADVQAPTMPELEALTLPGIAAPTVDEIKPPVMTDIQTPALADVQAPVMPELEALTLPGIAAPTVDEIKPPAMADIQTPALADVQAPVMPELEALTLPDMPEPGNLPGPDTGTTSDTAGKQQEGSRASSEQSGEGKTIIQNLTVNLSGVQNAESFMAQLKQMVEAHDV from the coding sequence ATGGACACAGTTTTTTCAGTGCAGGCGGTCATGAGCCTGATAGACAATATCACCGCTCCCTTGCGGGCGGTGAGAAACAGCATGGGGGACACCGAGCGGGCCGCTGGCGGTATGGCTGCCCGCATGGGTGTCGTTACCAAGGCCATGCTGCCCCTGGCTGTGGCTGCTGGTATTTTTCTGGGGGGGATCACCGGGGCAGCGGCGGCGACTGTCGAGACGCAATCTGCCTTGGGGGAACTGGCATCTGTCGGCATAACTGATTTAAACCGTCTTTCAAAGGCTGGAGAGCAGTTTTCCTGGCAATGGGCCGGAACCACAAAGGCAGAATTTATCTCTGCAGCATATGATATCAAATCCGGGATTTCGACGCTGACCGACGCAGGCGTGGCAGAGTTTACCAAGCTGGCAGCTTTAACCGGCAAGGCCACAAAGTCTACAACGGCGGAAATGACAAGCCTGTTCGCGACTGGATACGGGATCTATAAGGAGATGTACTCCGACCTTTCGGATATTGATTTCGGGAAGGTGTTTTCGGCTGGCATATCATCAAGCGTCAAGAATTTTAAAACAACGGGGTCCGGCATGGCCCAGGCTATATCACAATTGGGCGCTACAGCCACGACAGCAGGCGTTTCCATTGCTGAACAATTCACGATGCTCGGGATGCTCCAGGCAACAATGACTGGCAGCGAAGCGGGGACAAAGTATAAAGCTATCATGCAATCCGCAGCAGGTGCAGGTGAAAAATTAGGGCTGCAGTTCATGGATTCAAACCGCCAACTGCTATCCATGCCAAAGATACTTACCGCGTTGAAGGGCAAATATGGAGCCACTTTGGATGCCATGGAAAAAATGGATATCCAAAAAGCTTTCGGCACCCATGAAGCCATGGCGGTAATAGACCTTTTGTATGGAAAAATAGAGGGTTTGGAAGGGAATATAACAGGCATGGGTGAGGCTATGAAAAACGGAAGCAACGTAACTTCATCCATGGCGGACACAATGAATCGAGACCTGGGGGCTTTATATCAACTCAACCGCCAGAGATTCCACAATTTGAAAGAAATTATCGGGAATATATTCACTCCTGTGATGCTGTTTTTGTCTACATGTCTTGGGAATGTACTGAGTTTGCTCTCATTTATTGCCGCGACCAAAGTGGGGAAGGCCTTTATTTCCATTGCTGCGGTTGTGTCAGTGGCTATTGTCGCCTTCACCGCATTCACCGCGGTGTGCGCGCTTTCCGGAATCGTCATTCCTTTTATCACCACGGCCCTGGCCGGGCTTGCCATGGCCATTGCTGCGGTGTCCTGGCCGGTGTGGGCAGTGGCGGCGGCGGTGGCTGCGCTGTATCTGTCCTGGAAGAAAAACTTTGGGGGTATTGCAGATATCGTAACAGGCTGGTGGAACAAGATCAGTCTGGTATTCCGGGGGGTGCGGGCGGTGTTTGCGTCGCTTAACGGCACCCATGGGATGATTGAGGGCGAGCTTGCTAAAGAAATCAAGGCCGCCGGGCTGGTGGGGCTTATCACCACGGTTTCCCGGGTGGTTTTCCGGATTCAATCGTTCTTTTCCGGGCTGTGGGATGCCATAAAGTTCTCCGTGGCCGGGGTTGCGGATATTCTGCGCCCGGTTTTTGAGAGCTTCATGGGGGCGGTGTCTCCGCTTTTGGATATTTTTAAGGCGGTGGGGTCTGCCATCGGCCAGGTGGTGAGTGCATTGTTCGGCTTTACTGCTTCCACTGACGTTTCCGGGTGGCGTACATTTGGCGAGGTCATCGGTATTGTGGTGGGCGCTGCTTTTCAATTGCTGGCATGGGCGGTGCGCATTGCACTGGTGCCATTGCAGCTGGTGTTTGATGTGGTGGGCGTACTGCTGAAAGCGTTTGTAATGCTGGGTGAAGGTATCGGCACGGCCTGTGGCTGGATAGTTGAGAAATTTACAAGCCTGTGGGCCACGGCCAAAGAAAAGGTGGGCGGCATCGGCGGTATATTTGATGCCATGGTGGCGGCTGTAAAGTGGGCCTTCATGAACCTGACACCGGTGGGCTGGTTGATCCAGGCCTTCACCGGGGTATCTGAATTCTTTGACAGTGTTGATTTCTCCGAATCCGGGGCCAAGATGATGCACACCCTGGCTGACGGCATCAAATCTGCTTTGATGGTTCCCGTGGATCTGGTGAAATCGGGTCTGAGTAAGATCAGAGACCTGCTGCCGTTTTCCGATGCAAAGGAGGGTCCATTGTCTGCCCTGACCGCATCTGGCCGGGCCATGATGGACACCCTGGGTGCCGGGGTTCGGGGGGCAGCTCCCGGGTTGGCTGCCAGCGTTAAGGGGGCCGTGGCCGGGGTGACCGCTGCCATGGTGATTGCTGCTCCCGGCATGGCGGATATTAAGTCTCCGGTTGTGAACCAAATTAAGCCTCCTGTCATGGCAGATATCCAAACACCTGCCCTGGCGGATGTCCAGGCACCGACCATGCCCGAACTTGAGGCACTGACCCTGCCAGGCATAGCAGCACCGACGGTGGATGAGATCAAACCTCCTGTCATGACAGACATCCAAACGCCTGCCCTGGCGGATGTCCAGGCACCGACCATGCCCGAACTTGAGGCACTGACCCTGCCAGGCATAGCAGCACCGACGGTGGATGAGATCAAACCTCCTGTCATGACAGATATCCAAACACCTGCCCTGGCAGATGTCCAGGCACCGGTCATGCCGGAACTTGAAGCATTGACCCTGCCAGGCATAGCAGCACCCACGGTGGATGAGATTAAACCCCCTGCCATGGCAGATATCCAAACGCCTGCCCTGGCAGATGTCCAGGCACCGGTCATGCCGGAACTTGAGGCATTGACCCTGCCAGATATGCCAGAGCCCGGGAATTTGCCGGGGCCGGATACAGGCACGACCTCAGACACAGCCGGGAAGCAACAGGAAGGCTCCCGGGCATCGTCCGAACAATCCGGAGAGGGCAAAACAATCATCCAGAACCTTACCGTGAATTTGTCCGGGGTGCAGAACGCAGAAAGCTTTATGGCGCAGCTGAAACAAATGGTGGAGGCCCACGATGTCTGA
- a CDS encoding baseplate assembly protein, with product MSLQDDKFGQDIRLDENMQAMVAANGELYLTDGVDTGCQDIKLRLFTPLGSLFYDNAFGSKVYLWVKDENHLAGRLAFCGEVVRRMRMDPRVVPGSEACSILSWDHTGITAAVSWRFIDVTHAQNLVIEVGTDNMEMVIKDVSTD from the coding sequence ATGTCTTTGCAGGATGATAAATTTGGGCAGGATATACGGCTGGACGAAAACATGCAGGCCATGGTGGCCGCCAATGGAGAGCTGTATCTCACCGACGGGGTTGATACAGGGTGTCAGGATATTAAATTGCGCCTGTTCACCCCCCTGGGGAGTCTGTTCTATGACAATGCCTTCGGTTCCAAGGTGTATCTGTGGGTGAAGGATGAAAATCATCTGGCTGGACGGTTGGCATTTTGCGGCGAGGTGGTCCGGCGGATGCGCATGGATCCCCGGGTGGTGCCTGGTTCAGAGGCCTGCAGTATCCTGTCATGGGATCATACGGGGATAACGGCGGCGGTGTCGTGGCGGTTCATAGACGTGACACACGCCCAGAACTTGGTGATAGAAGTGGGCACCGACAACATGGAAATGGTGATTAAAGATGTCAGTACCGATTGA